From a single Mobula birostris isolate sMobBir1 chromosome 13, sMobBir1.hap1, whole genome shotgun sequence genomic region:
- the LOC140206783 gene encoding uncharacterized protein: MAHQSVHTEERPFTCPDCGKGFRYSSKLKGHQRVHTGERPFTCSDCGKGFTRSSKLLVHKSVHTGEWPFTCLECGKGFFCSSNLKVHQRVHTGERPFTCSNCGKGFTRSSQLQSHQRVHTGEKPFTCSDCGKRFTRSSHLQSHQRVHTGEKPFTCSDCGKGFTCSYELKVHQRVHTGERLFTCSHCGKGFTQSSQLKVHQRVHTGERPFTCSDCGEGFTQSSHLQRHQRVHTGEKPFTCSECGKGFTESSSLQRHQSVHTGERPFTCSDCGKGFTRSYELKVHQRVHTGERPFTCSDCGKGFTRSSHVQSHQRVHTWERPFTCSDCGKGFTESTSLQRHQSVHTEERPFTCSDCGKGFTLSSQLLRHQRIHTGARPFTCSVCGKRFSRSSHLQRHQSVHTGEKPFTCSVCGKRFSRSSSLQRHQRVHTGSRTFTCSDIGKRFSQPSPPNVHH; this comes from the coding sequence atggctcaccagtcagttcacaccgaggagcggccgttcacctgcccagactgcgggaagggattcaggtactcatctaaactgaagggacatcagagagttcacaccggagagaggccgttcacctgctcagactgtgggaagggattcactcggtcatccaaactactggtacacaagtcagttcacacaggggagtggccgttcacctgcttagaatgtgggaagggattcttttgctcatctaatctgaaggtacatcagcgagttcacactggagagaggccgttcacctgctcaaactgtgggaagggattcactcgatcatcccagctacagagtcatcagcgagttcacactggggagaagccgttcacctgctcagactgtgggaagagattcactcggtcatcacacctacagagtcatcagcgagttcacactggggagaagccgttcacctgctcagactgtgggaagggattcacttgctcatatgaactgaaggtacatcagagagttcacaccggagagaggctgttcacctgctcacactgtgggaagggattcactcagtcatctcaactgaaggtacatcagcgagttcacactggggagaggccgttcacatgctcagactgtggggagggattcactcaatcatcccacctacagagacaccagcgagttcacactggggagaagccgttcacttgctcagaatgtgggaaaggattcactgagtcatccagcctacagagacaccagtcagttcacactggagagaggccgttcacctgctcggactgtgggaagggattcactcggtcatatgaactgaaggtacatcagagagttcacactggagagaggccattcacctgctcagactgtgggaagggatttactcggtCATCCCacgtacagagtcatcagcgagttcacacttgggagaggccgttcacctgctcagactgtgggaagggattcactgagtcaaccagcctacagagacaccagtcagttcacactgaggagaggccattcacttgctcagactgtgggaagggattcactttgtcatctcagctactgagacaccagcgaattcacactggagcgaggccattcacctgctcagtctgtgggaagagattctctcggtcatcccacctacagagacaccagtcagttcacactggggagaagccgttcacctgctcagtctgtgggaagagattctctcggtcatccagcctacagagacaccagcgagttcacaccgggtcgaggacgttcacctgctcagatattgggaagagattctctcagccatctccaccaaatgtgcatcattga